In one window of uncultured Desulfovibrio sp. DNA:
- a CDS encoding ABC transporter permease — MNPITRRRWQTFRSNRRAFVSLCLFCLCFAASLSSEFLANDRPLVVSYENRLYFPMFHTLDERVFGGDLPIAADFADPFIQTAIAERGWALWPPVRYSFNTISRQEGTTFPAPPGHGNWLGTDDQGRDILARLLYGFRISVLFGLCLSFFGCAVGMTAGVAQGYYGGLPDLLFQRFMEVWGGIPVLYLIIIISSVMTMGFWALLALMLAFSWMRVVGVVRAESLRARNMEYVRAARALGVPDKSIMLRHVLPNAVVALISILPFLVNASIVTLTSLDFLGFGLPPEYPSLGELVVQGKNNLFAPWIGLAAFFTLAGMLTCLVFIGEGLRDAFDPGVFLSGGAADAETPQNTWREQA, encoded by the coding sequence ATGAACCCCATCACACGCCGCAGATGGCAGACATTCCGCAGCAACCGCCGGGCATTCGTCAGCCTGTGCCTGTTCTGCCTGTGCTTTGCCGCCAGCCTGAGTTCCGAATTTCTGGCCAATGACCGCCCCCTGGTGGTGAGCTACGAAAACCGGCTCTACTTTCCCATGTTTCACACTCTGGACGAGCGCGTCTTTGGGGGCGACCTGCCCATTGCCGCCGACTTTGCAGACCCATTCATCCAGACCGCCATCGCGGAGCGCGGCTGGGCCTTGTGGCCCCCGGTGCGCTATTCTTTCAACACCATTTCGCGGCAGGAGGGCACAACCTTTCCCGCGCCGCCAGGGCACGGCAACTGGCTGGGCACGGACGATCAGGGGCGGGACATTCTGGCGCGGCTGCTTTATGGGTTCCGCATTTCCGTACTGTTCGGTCTGTGCCTCTCGTTTTTCGGCTGCGCCGTGGGCATGACCGCAGGGGTTGCCCAGGGCTATTACGGCGGGCTGCCAGACCTGCTGTTTCAGCGCTTCATGGAGGTGTGGGGCGGGATTCCCGTTCTCTACCTTATCATCATCATTTCCAGCGTCATGACCATGGGATTCTGGGCGCTGCTTGCCCTCATGCTGGCCTTCAGCTGGATGCGCGTGGTGGGCGTGGTGCGGGCCGAGAGCCTGCGGGCGCGCAACATGGAATACGTGCGGGCGGCCCGTGCGCTGGGCGTGCCGGATAAAAGCATCATGCTGCGCCATGTGCTGCCCAACGCCGTTGTGGCCCTGATTTCCATTCTGCCATTTTTGGTCAATGCCTCCATCGTCACCCTGACATCGCTGGACTTTCTGGGTTTTGGGCTGCCGCCAGAATACCCCTCGCTGGGCGAACTGGTGGTGCAGGGCAAGAACAACCTCTTTGCCCCGTGGATAGGCCTTGCCGCCTTTTTTACCCTTGCGGGCATGCTGACCTGCCTCGTTTTTATTGGCGAGGGCCTGCGCGACGCCTTTGACCCAGGCGTATTTTTGAGCGGCGGCGCGGCAGACGCGGAAACCCCGCAAAACACATGGAGGGAGCAGGCATGA
- a CDS encoding dipeptide ABC transporter ATP-binding protein, whose translation MSLLDVQNLHVAFARADAKTGRGISDPAALGTARGTAMRTVVRDVSFSVEKGQCVALVGESGAGKTLTSRSIVRLLPGGAHVTQGRILFKGEDVLSLPDKSVMALRGRKIGMVFQDPLAALNPLHRVGDQVAECLRAHESLSEEQVRSRVLDLFDLVRLDHAVERYRAYPHQLSGGQRQRIMLALAVANKPDLLIADEPTTALDATVQQAILELLRDMRAELGMSLLLVSHDLGMVRRFADTVHVMRHGEIVESSSSLFADPQHEYTRALLHTGSRQWAEDVPRHGGSPILEAQGLSVDFCRPKTRLFQRVQLPFTALDNVSFALHQGECLGIVGESGSGKSSMALAVLRLVASRGGIRLMGKEIQNLTHAQMAPLRASIQVVFQNPYLSLNPRMCVHDLIEEGLRVHAPRAQDRPQRVLEALRDVGLSPAYASRFPHELSGGERQRVAIARALVLRPRILLLDEPTSSLDRALQFQIIELLRGLQQRFGMSLIFISHDLTLVKGFCQRVLVLDKGKCVEQGPVREVFCQPQSAKLRELLKASAQSEDQHLPAAGPVAARPTLRRINPQKLGAVSAASRETHKRGLLFSLGVHVGLFICLWGIPLQASGGGESSMRVSLVGMGMGTATQGASHASVTNGTDPNATAREERNAPVEEKEQPTDKKTPQAEQPVEQPDLILKKKCEPKRPPKKEHQQKRPTAKTEDRPPMETPPPSLGSDTRQGPDAESAGSAAEAQGSGRNDGGQGGGSGGGLGMHQGRGQGAGSVYGFNQWDQSPVAIHRVKPNYPPAAKRIGKEATVIVRAVIDAQGKVVRAVVLPGKETQHFKEETLEAVQRWRFAPGKVGGKPVMCVVEFPVDFSINR comes from the coding sequence ATGAGCCTTCTTGACGTTCAAAACCTGCATGTGGCCTTTGCCAGAGCTGATGCCAAAACCGGGAGGGGAATCTCCGACCCGGCAGCCCTTGGCACAGCCAGGGGCACGGCTATGCGCACAGTGGTGCGCGATGTTTCATTCAGTGTGGAAAAGGGCCAGTGCGTTGCCCTTGTGGGCGAGAGCGGCGCGGGCAAAACCCTCACCTCCCGTTCCATCGTGCGTCTGCTCCCCGGCGGGGCGCACGTAACGCAGGGGCGCATTCTGTTTAAAGGCGAGGACGTGCTCAGCCTGCCGGATAAGTCCGTCATGGCCCTGCGCGGACGCAAAATCGGCATGGTTTTTCAGGATCCGCTGGCAGCGCTCAATCCCCTGCACCGCGTGGGCGATCAGGTGGCCGAATGCCTGCGCGCGCACGAAAGCCTGAGTGAGGAGCAGGTGCGCTCGCGGGTGCTGGATCTCTTTGACCTTGTGCGGCTCGACCATGCTGTGGAACGTTACAGGGCATACCCGCACCAGCTTTCCGGCGGACAAAGGCAGCGCATCATGCTTGCGCTGGCCGTGGCCAACAAGCCCGACCTGCTCATTGCAGACGAACCCACAACCGCTCTGGACGCCACCGTGCAGCAGGCTATTCTGGAGCTTTTGCGCGACATGCGCGCGGAACTGGGCATGAGCCTGCTGCTTGTGAGCCATGATCTGGGCATGGTGCGGCGATTTGCGGATACGGTTCACGTGATGCGCCACGGCGAAATTGTGGAGTCCTCCTCCTCGCTCTTTGCAGACCCGCAACACGAATACACCCGTGCCCTGCTCCACACAGGCAGCCGTCAGTGGGCCGAGGATGTTCCCCGGCATGGCGGCAGCCCCATTCTGGAGGCTCAGGGTCTGAGCGTGGATTTTTGCCGCCCGAAAACGCGGCTTTTCCAGCGGGTGCAGCTGCCCTTTACCGCGCTGGACAACGTGAGCTTTGCCCTGCATCAGGGCGAATGCCTGGGCATTGTGGGCGAGAGCGGATCTGGCAAATCAAGCATGGCCCTGGCCGTGCTGCGGCTTGTGGCCAGCCGTGGCGGAATCCGTCTTATGGGCAAAGAAATCCAGAATCTGACCCATGCGCAAATGGCCCCCCTGCGCGCCAGCATTCAGGTGGTCTTTCAAAACCCCTATCTTTCGCTCAATCCGCGCATGTGCGTGCATGACCTCATTGAAGAAGGCCTGCGCGTGCACGCCCCACGAGCGCAGGACAGGCCGCAGCGCGTTCTTGAGGCGCTGCGGGATGTGGGACTTTCCCCGGCATATGCCAGCCGTTTCCCGCACGAACTTTCCGGCGGTGAACGCCAGCGTGTAGCCATTGCGCGCGCTCTTGTGCTGCGCCCCCGCATACTGCTGCTGGACGAACCCACCTCATCGCTGGACAGGGCGCTGCAATTCCAGATTATTGAGTTGCTGCGTGGTTTGCAGCAACGCTTTGGCATGTCGCTGATCTTTATCAGCCATGATCTCACGCTGGTAAAAGGCTTTTGCCAGCGGGTGCTTGTGCTGGACAAGGGCAAATGCGTGGAACAGGGGCCAGTGCGGGAAGTCTTTTGCCAGCCGCAGTCGGCCAAATTGCGCGAGCTGCTCAAGGCTTCCGCCCAGAGCGAAGACCAACATCTGCCCGCCGCTGGCCCTGTGGCGGCGCGCCCCACCCTGCGGCGCATCAATCCGCAAAAACTGGGCGCGGTTTCTGCCGCATCCCGCGAAACGCACAAAAGAGGCCTGCTGTTCTCGCTGGGCGTACACGTCGGGCTGTTTATATGCCTGTGGGGCATCCCTTTGCAGGCCTCTGGCGGCGGCGAATCGTCCATGCGGGTTTCCCTTGTGGGCATGGGCATGGGCACTGCCACGCAAGGCGCAAGCCATGCCTCGGTCACCAACGGCACTGATCCCAACGCCACAGCCAGGGAGGAGCGCAACGCCCCGGTTGAGGAAAAAGAACAGCCCACGGACAAAAAAACGCCGCAGGCCGAGCAGCCAGTTGAACAGCCGGATCTGATACTCAAAAAAAAGTGCGAACCAAAGCGCCCGCCCAAAAAGGAGCATCAGCAAAAACGGCCCACGGCCAAAACAGAAGACCGCCCCCCCATGGAAACACCGCCGCCCTCGCTGGGCAGTGATACCCGGCAGGGGCCGGATGCCGAATCCGCTGGCAGCGCCGCCGAAGCTCAGGGCAGCGGCAGAAACGATGGAGGTCAGGGCGGCGGCAGCGGCGGCGGGCTTGGCATGCATCAGGGGCGTGGTCAGGGCGCTGGCTCGGTATACGGCTTCAACCAGTGGGATCAGTCCCCTGTTGCCATCCACCGGGTCAAGCCCAACTACCCGCCTGCGGCTAAGCGTATTGGCAAGGAAGCCACCGTCATTGTGCGCGCCGTCATTGACGCCCAGGGCAAGGTGGTGCGCGCCGTGGTTCTGCCAGGCAAGGAAACGCAGCACTTCAAGGAAGAAACCCTTGAAGCCGTGCAGCGCTGGCGCTTTGCCCCCGGCAAGGTGGGTGGCAAACCTGTGATGTGCGTGGTGGAATTTCCGGTCGACTTCAGCATCAACAGGTAA
- a CDS encoding microcin C ABC transporter permease YejB — protein sequence MLRYTLRRLLLIFPTLLGILTINFFIVQTAPGGPVEQFIAMLEGSGSAYMERVGSAGADLPAAGMADTAESAYSGARGLNPQTLDAIRKLYGFDKPILTRYGEMLRDFATFDFGKSLFKADSVAGLLVNALPVSISIGVWSTLLIYLVSIPVGIARAVRRGSTFDFATGAVMVAASAIPGFLFAVLLIVLFAGGSYWQIFPLRGLHTLGYESLPFWRQVLDYLHHMALPVLSMTIGGFAGLTMLTRNSFLDELSKQYVETARAKGLNERTVLYGHVFRNAMLIIIAGLPGAFVRMFFAGSLLIETIFSLNGLGLLGFEAAMQRDYPVMFATLYIFTLIGLVTSIIGDLTMTKVDPRIDFSGRSKA from the coding sequence ATGCTGCGTTACACTCTTCGCCGTCTGTTGCTCATATTCCCCACGCTGCTGGGCATTCTGACCATCAACTTTTTTATTGTGCAGACTGCGCCCGGCGGGCCTGTGGAGCAGTTCATCGCCATGCTGGAAGGCAGCGGCAGCGCCTATATGGAACGGGTGGGCAGCGCTGGGGCCGACCTGCCCGCCGCAGGCATGGCAGATACTGCTGAAAGCGCCTATTCCGGCGCGCGCGGGCTTAACCCGCAAACGCTGGACGCCATCCGCAAGCTCTACGGTTTCGACAAGCCCATTCTCACCCGGTATGGGGAAATGCTGCGCGACTTTGCCACGTTTGATTTCGGCAAAAGCCTGTTCAAGGCAGACAGCGTAGCCGGGCTCCTTGTGAATGCCTTACCTGTTTCCATCAGCATTGGCGTGTGGAGCACCCTGCTCATTTACCTTGTGTCCATACCCGTAGGCATAGCCCGGGCCGTACGCCGGGGCAGCACCTTTGACTTCGCCACCGGGGCCGTCATGGTGGCGGCCAGCGCCATCCCCGGTTTTCTGTTTGCCGTGCTGCTGATTGTGCTGTTTGCGGGCGGCTCCTACTGGCAGATATTCCCGCTGCGGGGCCTGCACACTCTGGGTTACGAGAGCCTGCCCTTCTGGCGGCAGGTGCTGGACTACCTGCACCACATGGCCCTGCCCGTGCTTTCCATGACCATCGGCGGTTTTGCCGGGCTCACCATGCTGACCCGCAATTCCTTTCTGGACGAGCTGAGCAAGCAGTATGTTGAAACAGCGCGCGCCAAGGGCCTGAACGAAAGAACCGTGCTCTACGGGCATGTGTTCCGCAACGCCATGCTGATCATCATTGCCGGGCTGCCCGGCGCGTTTGTGCGCATGTTTTTTGCCGGATCACTGCTGATAGAGACCATATTCTCGCTCAACGGGCTGGGGCTGCTGGGATTTGAGGCCGCCATGCAGCGGGATTATCCCGTCATGTTCGCCACGCTCTACATTTTCACGCTCATCGGCCTTGTGACGTCCATCATTGGAGATCTGACCATGACAAAGGTTGATCCCCGCATCGATTTCAGCGGGAGGAGCAAGGCATGA